The following proteins come from a genomic window of Mustelus asterias chromosome 1, sMusAst1.hap1.1, whole genome shotgun sequence:
- the LOC144499809 gene encoding uncharacterized protein LOC144499809 — protein sequence MENTQESDSALQSTEICQKGINLNCSKGPDRRQRSRDKLKLFICSECGKSFNKYSHLKLHLLVHTGEKPFKCRVCEKEFNHPSSLRKHEITHTGEKPFKCSDCGKSFNDSSNLSRHKRIHSGEKPFKCNMCDKGFTYSHHLVSHQRTHTGEKPFQCTTCGKEFSQSSTLVMHKRTHADKRPYKCGTCGKGFQLSRHLVTHRRTHTGEKPLELGKELKQDSSLVKHQQIDMGELPYKCTICSKMFRQSHNLMIHKCTHNVKKPYQCSTHKQEFNHQEFKNQHTHTGERPYLCCVCEKRFKGSSMLVTQHVNTGASPYHCIGCGKVFKNSSNLPQHQPVHTEEWSHKRAGCEKGFKRAHKSCMQLSEPSGRPIRKGSVQMYKIQERL from the coding sequence ATGGAGAACACTCAGGAATCAGACTCTGCTCTTCAGTCAACTGAGATCTGCCAAAAAGGGATCAATTTAAATTGCTCCAAAGGGCCCGACCGTCGGCAGCGTTCCCGAGATAAACTGAAGCTCTTTATCTGCTCAGAATGCggtaagagctttaacaagtACTCGCACCTCAAATTGCACCTCTTGGTCCACACAGGCGAGAAACCTTTCAAATGCCGTGTCTGTGAGAAGGAATTCAATCACCCATCCAGCCTTCGCAAACATGAGATCACTCACACAGGAGAAAAACCATTCAAATGCTCCGACTGTGGAAAAAGTTTCAATGATTCGTCAAATCTTTCCAGGCACAAGCGTATTCACAGTGGTGAGAAGCCATTTAAGTGCAACATGTGTGATAAAGGGTTTACTTATTCTCACCATCTAGTGTCacaccagcgcacacacacaggagagAAGCCATTTCAATGCACAACCTGTGGAAAAGAGTTCAGCCAGTCATCCACATTGGTGATGCACAAGCGAACACATGCTGACAAGAGGCCCTATAAATGTGgcacatgtgggaagggattccagcTGTCACGCCACTTGGTGACTCACCGCCGCACGCACACCGGAGAGAAACCATTAGAACTCGGGAAAGAGTTGAAGCAGGACTCCAGTTTGGTGAAACACCAGCAGATTGATATGGGAGAGCTGCCATATAAATGTACCATCTGCAGCAAAATGTTCCGTCAGTCACACAACCTAATGATCCACAAGTGTACACATAATGTGAAAAAGCCATATCAGTGTTCCACACACAAGCAGGAATTCAACCATCAGGAGTTCAagaatcagcacacacacacaggagagaggccatacttatgttgtgtgtgtgaaaaGAGGTTCAAGGGCTCCAGCATGCTAGTGACACAACACGTCAATACAGGTGCCAGCCCCTATCATTGTATTGGATGTGGAAAAGTTTTCAAAAACTCATCAAATCTCCCCCAACACCAGCCTGTGCACACAGAAGAATGGTCGCACAAACGTGCTGGGTGTGAGAAGGGCTTCAAGCGTGCACACAAGTCATGCATGCAACTTAGTGAGCCATCAGGACGTCCGATAAGGAAAGGTTCTGTTCAAATGTACAAGATACAGGAAAGGCTGTAA